From one Sus scrofa isolate TJ Tabasco breed Duroc chromosome 9, Sscrofa11.1, whole genome shotgun sequence genomic stretch:
- the LOC100737110 gene encoding olfactory receptor 51V1-like encodes MPAFAARDTNASTFLLAGFPGLEQHYPWLSIPFSCIYAVVLSGNCLVLHVIRTEPTLHQPMFYFLAMLAVTDLCMGLSTVHTVLGVLWGLSREVSLDACIAQTYFIHGLSLTESGVLLAMAFDRFTAICNPLRYASILTNARIINIGLGILVRSFMFIVAPIIRLKFFRYCRSHVLSHSFCLHQDLLRLACSDIRFNSVYALALVICTLLLDSVLILVSYIRILHSVLAIASREERLKSLQTCVSHLCAVLVFYIPVIGLTMVHRFGQHLSPVVHVLMGNVYIIVPPLMNPIIYSVKTQQIRGRIRRWFPKTSLSTRG; translated from the coding sequence ATGCCAGCTTTTGCTGCTCGTGACACCAACGCCTCCACCTTTCTCCTTGCGGGCTTCCCCGGCCTGGAGCAGCACTACCCCTGGCTCTCCATCCCCTTCTCCTGCATCTACGCCGTGGTGCTCTCCGGGAACTGCCTGGTGCTGCATGTGATCCGGACGGAGCCCACCCTGCACCAGCCCATGTTCTACTTCCTGGCCATGCTGGCCGTCACGGACCTGTGCATGGGGCTGTCCACCGTGCACACGGTGCTGGGCGTCCTGTGGGGGCTCAGCCGGGAGGTCAGCCTGGATGCCTGCATTGCCCAAACTTACTTTATCCACGGTCTATCCCTCACAGAGTCGGGAGTCCTTCTCGCCATGGCCTTTGATCGCTTTACTGCCATCTGCAACCCTCTGAGGTATGCATCCATATTAACCAACGCCAGGATCATCAACATTGGGCTTGGAATTTTAGTTAGGAGTTTCATGTTCATCGTGGCTCCCATAATCCGCCTAAAGTTTTTCCGCTACTGTCGTTCCCACGTCCTCTCCCACTCGTTCTGCCTGCACCAGGACCTCCTCCGGCTGGCCTGCTCGGACATCCGCTTCAACAGCGTCTATGCCTTGGCCCTGGTGATCTGCACCCTGCTTCTGGATTCCGTGCTCATTCTCGTCTCCTACATCAGGATCCTGCACTCTGTCCTGGCCATCGCCTCCCGGGAGGAGCGGCTCAAGTCCTTGCAGACCTGTGTCTCCCACCTCTGCGCCGTCCTGGTTTTCTACATCCCCGTCATTGGTCTGACCATGGTGCACCGCTTTGGGCAGCACCTCTCGCCCGTGGTCCACGTCCTCATGGGCAACGTCTACATCATCGTCCCACCCCTGATGAACCCCATCATCTACAGCGTGAAGACCCAGCAGATCCGTGGCAGGATTCGGAGGTGGTTCCCTAAAACAAGCCTGAGCACTCGAGGTTGA
- the LOC110255368 gene encoding LOW QUALITY PROTEIN: olfactory receptor 51V1-like (The sequence of the model RefSeq protein was modified relative to this genomic sequence to represent the inferred CDS: inserted 1 base in 1 codon), with amino-acid sequence MSVGPDSKLSNSTFLLAGFPGLEQHYPWLSIPFSCIYAVVLSGNCLVLHVIRTEPTLHQPMFYFLAMLAVTDLCMGLSTVHTVLGVLWGLSREVSLDACIAQSYFIHGLSFVESSVLLAMAFDRFTAICNPLRYASILTNARIINIGLGILVRSFMFIVAPIIRLKFFRYCRSHVLSHSFCLHQDLLRLACSDIRFNSVYALALVICTLLLDSVLILVSYIRILHSVLAIASXEERLKSLQTCVSHLCAVLVFYIPVIGLTMVHRFGQHLSPVVHVLMGNVYIIVPPLMNPIIYSVKTQQIRGRIRRWFPKTSLSTRG; translated from the exons ATGTCTGTTGGACCTGATTCCAAACTCAGTAACTCCACCTTTCTCCTTGCGGGCTTCCCCGGCCTGGAGCAGCACTACCCCTGGCTCTCCATCCCCTTCTCCTGCATCTACGCCGTGGTGCTCTCCGGGAACTGCCTGGTGCTGCATGTGATCCGGACGGAGCCCACCCTGCACCAGCCCATGTTCTACTTCCTGGCCATGCTGGCCGTCACGGACCTGTGCATGGGGCTGTCCACCGTGCACACGGTGCTGGGCGTCCTGTGGGGGCTCAGCCGGGAAGTCAGCCTGGATGCCTGCATTGCCCAGTCGTATTTCATCCATGGTCTGTCCTTCGTGGAGTCCTCTGTTCTTCTCGCCATGGCCTTTGATCGCTTTACTGCCATCTGCAACCCTCTGAGGTATGCATCCATATTAACCAACGCCAGGATCATCAACATTGGGCTTGGAATTTTAGTTAGGAGTTTCATGTTCATCGTGGCTCCCATAATCCGCCTAAAGTTTTTCCGCTACTGTCGTTCCCACGTCCTCTCCCACTCGTTCTGCCTGCACCAGGACCTCCTCCGGCTGGCCTGCTCGGACATCCGCTTCAACAGCGTCTATGCCTTGGCCCTGGTGATCTGCACCCTGCTTCTGGATTCCGTGCTCATTCTCGTCTCCTACATCAGGATCCTGCACTCTGTCCTGGCCATCGCCT CGGAGGAGCGGCTCAAGTCCTTGCAGACCTGTGTCTCCCACCTCTGCGCCGTCCTGGTTTTCTACATCCCCGTCATTGGTCTGACCATGGTGCACCGCTTTGGGCAGCACCTCTCGCCCGTGGTCCACGTCCTCATGGGCAACGTCTACATCATCGTCCCACCCCTGATGAACCCCATCATCTACAGCGTGAAGACCCAGCAGATCCGTGGCAGGATTCGGAGGTGGTTCCCTAAAACAAGCCTGAGCACTCGAGGTTGA